A stretch of the Ptychodera flava strain L36383 chromosome 18, AS_Pfla_20210202, whole genome shotgun sequence genome encodes the following:
- the LOC139117427 gene encoding prefoldin subunit 4-like isoform X1 translates to MTVLGGHFKVLDSRFNMAATEASPMADTSMHVTIEDQQKINVFARKNSKLGELKDEIEGKKKELQNLEDAADELLLVDDEELIPYQIGEVFVNQTIEQTQALLEEEKKYVQGEIAELEEQVNDIKTLLSNLKVQLYAKFGKHINLEADEEMA, encoded by the exons ATGACCGTTCTAGGGGGTCATTTTAAGGTACTCGATTcacgattcaatatggcggctacCGAAGCAAGTCCG ATGGCTGATACTAGCATGCATGTGACCATTGAAGATCAACAGAAGATCAATGTATTTGCCCGTAAAAATTCAAAGCTGGGTGAATTGAAAGATGAAATTGAGGGCAAGAAG aaagagcttcaaaatttgGAAGATGCAGCAGATGAGTTATTGTTAGTAGATGATGAAGAACTTATTC CTTACCAGATTGGAGAAGTATTTGTAAATCAGACGATAGAACAGACACAGGCACTTttagaagaagaaaagaaatatGTTCAAGGGGAAATAGCGGAACTTGAAGAACAAGTCAATGATATCAAAACACTCTTGTCAAATCTAAAAGTTCAGTTGTATGCAAAGTTTGGCAAACACATTAACTTAGAAGCAGATGAAGAGATGGCATGA
- the LOC139117427 gene encoding prefoldin subunit 4-like isoform X2, with protein MADTSMHVTIEDQQKINVFARKNSKLGELKDEIEGKKKELQNLEDAADELLLVDDEELIPYQIGEVFVNQTIEQTQALLEEEKKYVQGEIAELEEQVNDIKTLLSNLKVQLYAKFGKHINLEADEEMA; from the exons ATGGCTGATACTAGCATGCATGTGACCATTGAAGATCAACAGAAGATCAATGTATTTGCCCGTAAAAATTCAAAGCTGGGTGAATTGAAAGATGAAATTGAGGGCAAGAAG aaagagcttcaaaatttgGAAGATGCAGCAGATGAGTTATTGTTAGTAGATGATGAAGAACTTATTC CTTACCAGATTGGAGAAGTATTTGTAAATCAGACGATAGAACAGACACAGGCACTTttagaagaagaaaagaaatatGTTCAAGGGGAAATAGCGGAACTTGAAGAACAAGTCAATGATATCAAAACACTCTTGTCAAATCTAAAAGTTCAGTTGTATGCAAAGTTTGGCAAACACATTAACTTAGAAGCAGATGAAGAGATGGCATGA